The Trichoderma atroviride chromosome 5, complete sequence genome contains a region encoding:
- a CDS encoding uncharacterized protein (EggNog:ENOG41~SECRETED:SignalP(1-23)~TransMembrane:1 (n7-18c23/24o126-148i)) — MLASAPILYSVLLLGSLFGTVVGALDFRRYDGVHRVTKSLQSTQPAAATIKTAITTATFSTITINARNPDIATRLGRLRGRVNGDDANQAAETGTSTTSTQETASSAAGADSSGSDSQDSLSSTQLGGIIGGAAAFLALVIAVACVLIRHIDRLADQIAKIPRSSKSTSTRRLRSKPTSVSSSDTDSRNSREDSAIELVQRSSLRRSQARRKPKSTARRNNQRRNGLYIAAASNPRGERAQERQDRSTDIPLQTLSRPVINRRPVPAPNPARTAIVSPAPINAISPRLLSSPSPVSAISSELEACSLAQELAGISSAESLAADSLIHYARDVPPSDLPWFAVRPPLKDQWMKSVLLLRQSENASPEHFSLDDDDEERYGFYGARGHMAGRTGLGITYPRNGHIREGSN; from the coding sequence ATGCTTGCTTCTGCGCCAATCTTGTACAGCGTATTGCTGCTTGGGAGCCTCTTTGGCACAGTTGTGGGCGCTTTGGACTTTAGACGATATGACGGAGTCCATCGTGTGACGAAATCACTTCAATCTACACAGCCGGCCGCGGCGACAATAAAAACGGCCATTACTACAGCCACATTCTCAACAATAACCATCAACGCCAGAAATCCAGATATTGCAACTCGTCTTGGCAGGTTGAGGGGTCGAGTGAATGGCGATGACGCCAACCAAGCAGCCGAAACCGGCActtccaccacctccacgCAGGAAACTGCATCCTCAGCAGCTGGGGCGGATAGCAGTGGCAGCGACAGCCAGGATAGCCTTTCGTCGACACAGTTGGGCGGCATAAtcggaggagctgctgcattcCTTGCCTTGGTAATTGCTGTGGCTTGTGTCTTGATCCGGCACATTGACAGGCTGGCTGATCAGATAGCCAAGATACCGAGGTCGTCCAAGTCTACCAGCACAAGGAGATTAAGAAGCAAGCCAACCAGCGTGTCGTCGTCAGATACTGATAGCAGGAATTCACGAGAGGATTCTGCTATTGAGTTAGTGCAGCGCTCATCGTTACGGCGCTCACAAGCTCGTCGGAAACCCAAATCCACAGCTCGCCGTAACAACCAGCGTCGCAATGGCCTGTAcattgctgcagccagcaaCCCCAGGGGCGAACGAGCCcaagagagacaagatcGTTCAACCGATATACCCCTCCAAACATTGTCTCGGCCTGTCATCAATCGCCGCCCTGTCCCGGCTCCAAATCCGGCGCGTACTGCAATTGTATCGCCTGCACCGATCAATGCCATTTCCCCGAGACTACTGagctcgccatctccagtcAGCGCCATATCCTCAGAACTTGAAGCGTGCTCGCTTGCGCAAGAATTGGCCGGAATATCATCGGCAGAAAGCCTGGCAGCAGACTCACTCATACACTATGCGCGAGACGTTCCTCCAAGCGATCTCCCGTGGTTTGCTGTTAGGCCGCCTCTTAAAGACCAATGGATGAAGAGCGTGTTGCTGTTAAGGCAGTCGGAGAATGCCTCTCCTGAGCACTTTAGCctcgatgatgacgacgaggaacGGTATGGATTCTACGGAGCTAGGGGACATATGGCGGGACGAACTGGACTTGGTATAACCTACCCACGGAATGGTCACATCAGGGAGGGGAGCAATTGA
- a CDS encoding uncharacterized protein (EggNog:ENOG41~TransMembrane:2 (o58-77i346-370o)) has protein sequence MVVSVRDRRRSTGGSHSNPSLQSTPSGVIASGSAVDSDIVREDIPSYDPNNPAPVHPLIVQLTTAFFIHVGCNYPFLNKEKFLRHVKDKRVEPILVDAVCAIAARFSDNHILTGGNDKMPRTERGQVFAQRARQATVDTFPCPSVGAVQACLLMAYEGFGANQDSALWMYLGLAIRMAVDLGLQKCVGIQYQGEKDPWYTRHRSRANDDDHESPEAHKTDGIDTLSPQEQKEVEQERIDTFWSVFILDRVISSGTGRPVTIRDGDYELAFPESNNDLMTGWPNPFPVFVKIINLYGQVCDVLNNVHDAQDLTQDKWDQLSEMEHRLTRMYKHWDPRLQFNVSNFKTYLGMGQGTIFVLLHFWFHALFIILHQPTLLTPFCELRSELQLLSDSRELSMSSAKTICDILSFADLIDPKSFIGNPFTNQPIYIAACAFLMESSATNASEESSREGTPPSNSNTNRSRQQAKPNTKQSRHSLLASAANQNYQKCYNSLQQIQSYWGGVTYILTVLDQKSKGKWDDCETYTVEEYESTKLPPARPSIGEQLSRLEKQSSPKIAGSPIAFSLSGTNHSPNSSLTLMYQAINSNAVPLTGYPPTSHSMARPASESPGSITYDSIRPPMPEVGGMFSPPIPQPNISAIRNSPRRSAYATTSSMNATGVTSRNIMSFEDIKEENEELPAGYATLGQGSGRYDAYNVSSVNGSNSRGMMNSTAVTSAATTTGGAHNNLYYAQNMAYQGPWGPIMGNMDAITFDSQDIDIGALGLQQPDLMGGWLEYIPSDVLGGLFDEHQESG, from the coding sequence ATGGTGGTGTCCGTACGCGATCGGCGTCGGTCTACGGGAGGCTCTCATTCTAACCCTTCGCTTCAGTCCACTCCCAGTGGCGTCATAGCCAGTGGCTCGGCCGTGGATAGCGACATTGTCCGTGAAGACATTCCATCTTATGATCCGAATAACCCCGCTCCGGTCCATCCCCTCATTGTCCAACTAACCACTGCATTCTTCATTCATGTTGGCTGCAACTACCCTTTTCTCAACAAGGAAAAATTCCTGCGCCATGTCAAGGACAAACGCGTCGAGCCAATCTTGGTGGATGCCGTATGTGCCATTGCGGCGCGCTTCTCGGATAACCATATTCTCACTGGAGGCAACGACAAGATGCCCCGAACAGAGAGAGGCCAAGTCTTTGCGCAGAGAGCCAGACAAGCCACTGTCGATACctttccttgtccttctgTAGGCGCAGTCCAAGCCTGCCTGCTCATGGCATACGAAGGCTTTGGCGCCAACCAAGACAGCGCCTTGTGGATGTACTTGGGCCTGGCCATACGCATGGCCGTCGATCTTGGTCTTCAAAAGTGCGTGGGAATCCAGTACCAGGGCGAGAAGGACCCCTGGTATACCCGACATCGAAGCCGCGCCAATGACGATGACCACGAGAGCCCAGAAGCCCACAAGACCGATGGTATCGACACGCTCAGCCCGCAAGAGCAGAAAGAGGTGGAGCAAGAGCGTATCGACACGTTTTGGTCCGTATTCATCTTGGATAGAGTCATCTCTTCAGGCACAGGACGGCCCGTGACCATACGAGACGGCGACTACGAGCTAGCTTTTCCCGAATCCAACAATGATTTGATGACTGGGTGGCCCAACCCCTTTCCGGTTTTTGTCAAAATCATCAACCTCTACGGTCAGGTGTGCGATGTTTTGAACAATGTTCATGACGCCCAGGATCTTACGCAGGATAAATGGGATCAACTATCCGAGATGGAACACCGGCTGACGAGAATGTACAAACACTGGGACCCACGACTCCAGTTTAACGTCAGCAACTTCAAGACATATCTTGGAATGGGCCAGGGCACCATTTTTGTCCTCCTTCACTTTTGGTTCCACgcgctcttcatcatcttgcaCCAGCCAACCCTTCTAACACCCTTTTGCGAACTGAGAAgcgagctccagctcctctctGATAGCCGTGAACTGAGCATGAGCAGCGCCAAGACCATTTGCGATATTCTATCTTTTGCCGATTTGATCGACCCAAAGAGCTTTATAGGCAACCCATTCACCAACCAACCCATCTACATTGCCGCGTGCGCCTTTCTTATGGAATCCAGCGCCACCAATGCGTCCGAAGAATCATCTAGAGAGGGAACGCCTCCCTCAAATTCCAATACAAACCGCTCCCGGCAGCAGGCCAAACCTAATACCAAACAGTCTCGACACTCGCTCCTCGCTTCGGCGGCAAATCAAAACTACCAAAAATGCTACAACTCCTTGCAGCAGATTCAGTCATACTGGGGCGGTGTGACGTATATTCTCACTGTTTTAGACCAAAAGTCAAAAGGCAAATGGGACGACTGTGAGACATATACCGTGGAGGAGTATGAGAGCACCAAACTGCCGCCAGCTCGGCCGTCCATTGGCGAGCAGCTCTCTCGACTAGAGAAGCAATCGTCGCCAAAGATTGCCGGCTCACCAATTGCTTTTAGTTTATCCGGAACAAACCATTCGCCGAATTCGAGCCTGACGCTCATGTACCAAGCCATCAACTCCAATGCAGTACCTCTTACCGGATATCCTCCCACTTCACACAGTATGGCGAGACCAGCAAGCGAATCACCAGGCAGCATAACCTACGACTCTATTAGACCTCCAATGCCAGAGGTGGGAGGCATGTTTTCTCCCCCTATTCCACAGCCCAACATTTCAGCAATCCGGAATTCACCCCGACGATCGGCGTATGCCACTACTAGCTCGATGAATGCTACCGGTGTGACCTCACGCAATATAATGAGCTTTGAAGATATCAAGGAAGAGAACGAAGAACTGCCTGCTGGCTACGCGACTTTGGGTCAGGGATCTGGGAGATATGATGCGTACAACGTATCTTCAGTCAACGGCTCCAACTCTCGAGGCATGATGAATTCAACGGCCGTGACTAgcgctgccaccaccacagGAGGAGCTCACAACAACTTGTATTATGCACAGAACATGGCCTACCAGGGGCCGTGGGGTCCGATTATGGGCAACATGGACGCCATTACGTTTGACAGCCAGGATATCGATATTGGAGCTCTGGGGCTACAACAGCCGGATCTTATGGGAGGATGGCTGGAATATATTCCTAGCGATGTGCTGGGAGGGTTATTTGATGAGCATCAAGAATCTGGATAG
- a CDS encoding uncharacterized protein (BUSCO:EOG092D1XFN), translated as MRIPHPSSRRATARLLSTSPPYLSPASSPASTSRFSHLTASASHPSHRTQIYLSRSTDPFLNLSVEHRLLQITPPDSTVLTLYVNSPSIIFGRNQNPWLQVNLNRLAQIAQQPSSVGWTDSSIQLVRRRSGGGAVFHDAGNVNFSVICPPERFDRDKHAEMVVRALKALGRPNARVNTRHDIVMDVASLKAAADTETYKISGSAYKLTRLRSLHHGTCLLRSPNLTSISGLLRSPALGYIDARGVDSVRSPVRNIDLDNQEFQDAVMREFESMYGDADFRGEFDDTALEVDEVQKGYRELKSKSWIWGQTPKFTFSTHPTEEDPRTRPELPFDLNMHLSARHGVIEDMSIKHTDGATINGLDTSLFQGASIWEITNWTESLNRAGLGGSVSKEAGEWLNGMFGAEYASMSLREM; from the exons ATGAGGATCCCACATCCATCATCCCGCAGAGCCACTGCTCGGCTACTATCCACCTCACCACCATATCTATCCCCAgcctcatctccagcctcgacATCTCGCTTCTCCCACCTCACAGCCTCCGCCTCCCACCCCTCCCACAGAACCCAAATCTACCTCTCCAGATCCACCGACCCCTTCCTCAACCTCTCCGTCGAGCACCGCCTCCTCCAAATCACCCCCCCGGACTCCACCGTCCTCACGCTCTACGTCAACTCgcccagcatcatctttggCCGCAACCAGAATCCCTGGCTGCAGGTAAACCTGAACCGCCTCGCGCAAATTGCCCAGCAGCCTTCCAGTGTTGGCTGGACAGACTCATCTATCCAATTGGTCCGCCGGAGATCCGGAGGAGGCGCTGTATTTCACGATGCGGGCAATGTCAACTTCAGCGTCATCTGCCCGCCTGAGCGCTTCGATCGCGACAAGCACGCTGAAATGGTTGTGCGCGCGTTGAAAGCGCTCGGAAGGCCGAATGCGCGCGTTAACACGAGACATGATATTGTCATGGACGTGGCATCGCTAAAAGCAGCCGCCGATACGGAGACATATAAAATCTCCGGCTCGGCTTATAAACTCACACGCCTACGATCATTGCATCACGGCACATGCCTTCTTCGCAGTCCTAACCTCACCAGCATCTCTGGTTTGCTGCGATCTCCAGCGCTGGGATACATCGATGCTCGCGGCGTCGACAGCGTGCGCAGCCCAGTCAGGAACATTGATTTAGACAACCAAGAGTTTCAAGACGCCGTGATGAGAGAATTCGAGAGCATGTATGGCGACGCTGATTTCCGCGGCGAGTTTGACGATACGGCGCTTGAAGTGGATGAAGTGCAAAAGGGCTACCGGGAGCTGAAATCCAAGAGCTGGATTTGGGGCCAGACGCCAAAATTTACGTTTTCGACGCATCCGACGGAGGAGGATCCTCGGACTCGACCAGAGTTGCCATTTGAT CTAAACATGCATCTTTCCGCAAGACATGGCGTTATAGAAGACATGAGTATCAAGCATACCGACGGAGCTACCATCAACGGACTGGACACCTCTCTGTTTCAAGGAGCCTCTATATGGGAAATTACCAACTGGACAGAATCACTGAACCGAGCTGGCCTTGGAGGCAGTGTTAGCAAGGAAGCGGGAGAGTGGCTGAATGGCATGTTTGGTGCTGAATATGCTAGCATGTCGTTGAGAGAGATGTAG
- a CDS encoding uncharacterized protein (EggNog:ENOG41), protein MLLYTRLAPPKVPKRRSRAGCNYCKEKKKKCDEIRPICSRCQDHGQSCVYEPIKPRQRRRQDSFDDSSVNALSSMVLENNTLSRAAQKRMSFEQWEDALLWCSDTYLGNNLTADGRMQHRASSAKYGEDVADEMVTTWAPDTVENDGCLDIAGLNFDAAKGPVRQEHDDDDDDDDDDDRAITLIDDEAPNSTSNDSSLAMVASTATVPPFPAVELVMPAFSEFSPQTNRRALIDHFANVLSHLIVLREDEGNPFQQLVLPLSQKSPVVLNAVFALASAHMEHRGVRNNEKSIHFHNQAIRGLSSMIAKGCDSRRNELLAAIILLVYYEVLVQTGRSNIVDGHLRGAVAIMYNSRAMSDPTGVFLERAFRFYDVITALSFGSTPILPAPDTGNFAPFPPVDCRGATASTGADALLGMATSLWPIIHRLSTLGDMKHELHLAELRGDASKIAILRTEFATTASAVELALQEWALPSEESLPDDEGNFNTASNRMQSIVNSAMAYRHSGFVYLYRTIYGRSRRHAVVQRHTHISLLHCIGTVNNEGPMGALLWPLFVASCEAIDPVDREMSRQSFAAVLQRQGMTNIERARCIVEEVWRRADNGEDVEEEIIHVDERKKDLWRRVSEDMGVSVVFG, encoded by the exons ATGCTGCTGTATACTCGATTAGCTCCGCCAAAAGTCCCGAAGCGCCGTTCTAGAGCTG GATGCAACTATTG CAAAGAGAAG aagaagaaatgcgaTGAAATCAGACCTATATGCAGTCGCTGCCAGGACCATGGGCAGAGCTGTGTATATGAACCCATTAAGCCGCGTCAACGGCGGAGGCAGGATTCTTTCGACGACTCGTCTGTGAATGCCCTCTCCTCCATGGTTTTGGAAAACAATACGCTATCCCGCGCCGCGCAGAAACGAATGTCTTTTGAGCAATGGGAAGATGCTCTTCTGTGGTGCTCCGACACATATCTTGGCAACAATCTCACCGCGGATGGCCGCATGCAGCATCGAGCCTCTTCAGCCAAGTATGGCGAAGATGTTGCTGATGAAATGGTTACGACATGGGCTCCCGACACAGTAGAAAACGATGGCTGCTTGGATATCGCCGGCCTAAATTTCGATGCGGCCAAAGGCCCTGTAAGGCAGGAgcatgacgatgatgatgacgatgacgatgacgacgaccgAGCTATCACCCTCATCGACGACGAAGCCCCCAACTCTACCTCAAACGATTCTTCCCTCGCAATGGTCGCCTCCACAGCAACTGTACCTCCGTTTCCAGCCGTCGAACTTGTCATGCCCGCCTTTTCCGAATTCTCTCCGCAGACGAACAGACGAGCCCTGATCGATCACTTTGCCAATGTGCTatctcatctcatcgtcCTACGCGAAGATGAGGGCAACCCATTTCAGCAACTTGTCTTACCATTATCCCAAAAGAGCCCAGTTGTTTTAAACGCTGTTTTTGCACTGGCCAGTGCTCATATGGAACACCGAGGCGTACGAAACAACGAGAAGAGCATCCACTTTCACAACCAGGCCATCCGTGGACTGTCTTCTATGATAGCGAAAGGATGTGATTCAAGAAGAAATGAGTTATTGGCAGCTATTATACTACTCGTTTATTACGAGGTG CTGGTTCAAACTGGCCGCTCCAATATCGTTGACGGACACTTGAGAGGTGCTGTAGCTATCATGTACAACAGCCGAGCAATGTCTGATCCAACCGGAGTTTTCTTGGAAAGG GCCTTTCGATTCTATGACGTTATCACAGCACTGTCCTTTGGCTCTACTCCAATTCTGCCTGCACCAGACACGGGAAACTTTGCTCCATTCCCTCCCGTTGACTGCCGTGGTGCCACAGCCTCTACAGGGGCTGATGCATTACTTGGAATGGCTACTTCTTTATGGCCCATCATACACCGACTCTCGACCCTGGGCGATATGAAACATGAACTCCATTTAGCAGAGTTACGAGGCGACGCTTCCAAAATTGCAATACTTCGAACGGAATTCGCGACCACGGCTTCTGCAGTTGAGCTTGCTCTACAGGAGTGGGCTCTGCCATCGGAGGAATCTCTACCTGATGATGAAGGTAATTTCAATACAGCCAGCAATCGGATGCAAAGCATTGTAAACAGCGCCATGGCATATCGACACTCTGGATTCGTTTACCTTTACCGAACAATCTACGGCCGTTCTCGGCGGCATGCCGTTGTGCAACGCCACACGCACATCAGCCTCCTCCATTGCATTGGAACTGTCAATAACGAAGGGCCCATGGGTGCTCTACTCTGGCCACTATTTGTGGCGTCTTGTGAGGCGATTGATCCTGTTGACCGAGAGATGTCCCGACAATCATTTGCGGCTGTTCTGCAGCGACAGGGAATGACTAATATCGAGCGAGCGAGATGCATAGTGGAGGAAGTTTGGAGACGAGCGGACAATGGCGAagatgtcgaagaagaaataatcCATGTCGACGAGCGAAAGAAGGACTTGTGGAGGAGGGTCAGCGAGGATATGGGAGTATCGGTTGTCTTTGGATAG